In Anaerolineales bacterium, one DNA window encodes the following:
- a CDS encoding DUF3054 domain-containing protein, whose protein sequence is MTNKFMNKNLPLLLGDVLAMAILTVIGFATHAEMNASYLPRMGAVFFPVLVSWFMIAPWFGLFDEQIITNSKLLWRIPPAMLFAAPLATLLRSALLESLAIPLFALILGGSNALGMLVWRWMYISIARRGSK, encoded by the coding sequence ATGACAAATAAGTTTATGAACAAGAACCTTCCCCTCCTGCTCGGCGACGTGCTCGCCATGGCCATCCTCACCGTCATCGGGTTTGCCACACATGCTGAAATGAATGCATCCTACCTCCCGCGCATGGGAGCGGTATTTTTCCCGGTGCTGGTTTCGTGGTTCATGATCGCTCCCTGGTTTGGGCTGTTCGATGAACAGATCATCACGAACTCAAAACTGCTTTGGCGCATTCCGCCCGCCATGCTCTTTGCCGCTCCACTGGCGACCCTTCTGCGCTCTGCATTGCTGGAGAGTCTTGCCATTCCACTCTTCGCGTTAATTCTCGGTGGCAGCAATGCCCTGGGAATGCTGGTTTGGAGATGGATGTATATTTCCATTGCAAGGCGCGGTTCAAAATAA
- a CDS encoding NUDIX hydrolase → MAHDHSVKFCPRCGTQVTHEEKFGKVRPVCPQCRWIHFQDPKVAAAVLIERDGRVLLVRRVNEPFRGMWTLPAGFVNSGEDPAEAAERECLEETGLSVHVMRVLDIISGREHERGADFIIVYLAEVVSGDLFPADDADAVEWFERNNLPPLAFKATQKVLLK, encoded by the coding sequence ATGGCACATGATCATTCTGTGAAGTTCTGTCCGCGCTGCGGGACGCAGGTTACGCATGAGGAAAAGTTCGGGAAGGTGCGTCCCGTCTGCCCGCAGTGCAGGTGGATCCATTTTCAAGACCCAAAGGTGGCGGCGGCTGTCCTGATCGAACGGGATGGCCGCGTGCTTCTTGTGCGGCGGGTCAATGAGCCGTTTCGCGGAATGTGGACACTGCCGGCCGGCTTCGTCAACAGTGGAGAAGACCCGGCCGAGGCGGCGGAACGTGAATGTTTGGAGGAAACAGGTTTGAGTGTGCATGTGATGCGCGTGCTGGATATCATCTCCGGGCGCGAGCATGAGCGCGGTGCAGACTTTATCATCGTCTATCTGGCGGAGGTGGTCAGCGGAGACCTGTTCCCGGCTGACGATGCCGATGCAGTCGAATGGTTTGAGAGGAATAACCTGCCGCCCCTGGCTTTCAAGGCAACCCAAAAAGTTTTGCTGAAATAA
- a CDS encoding sigma-70 family RNA polymerase sigma factor, whose product MDENALIQSAQNGDLEAFNTLILHYQDMVFNTALRILGDEDAAQDASQEAFISAFRSISSFRGGSFKAWLMRTVTNACYDELRRQKRRPTTPLEPETSDGEEMDSPKWLADSSMTPDKKAEADELEHAIQHCLDALPTDFRTVVVLADIQGMDYSEVAATSRVPLGTIKSRLARARLRLRECLRSFEELLPASFRLEGESTP is encoded by the coding sequence ATGGACGAAAACGCCCTCATTCAATCCGCGCAAAACGGCGATCTGGAGGCCTTCAATACCTTGATCCTGCATTATCAGGATATGGTCTTCAACACGGCCTTGCGCATCCTGGGGGATGAGGATGCCGCACAGGATGCGTCTCAGGAAGCGTTCATCTCCGCCTTCCGCAGCATCTCATCCTTTCGCGGCGGCAGTTTCAAAGCGTGGCTCATGCGCACCGTGACAAACGCATGCTACGATGAACTCCGCCGCCAGAAACGCCGTCCCACCACGCCGCTCGAACCTGAAACCAGCGACGGGGAGGAAATGGATTCGCCCAAGTGGCTGGCGGATTCCAGCATGACTCCCGATAAAAAAGCCGAAGCCGATGAACTTGAGCATGCCATCCAGCACTGCCTCGATGCGCTTCCCACAGACTTTCGCACGGTCGTCGTGCTCGCCGATATTCAAGGCATGGATTACAGCGAAGTCGCCGCCACATCCCGCGTTCCGCTGGGAACCATAAAGAGTCGTCTTGCGCGCGCCCGTTTAAGATTACGTGAGTGTTTGCGCTCCTTCGAGGAACTTTTACCCGCTTCATTTCGTCTAGAAGGGGAAAGTACCCCATGA